One stretch of Dissulfurimicrobium hydrothermale DNA includes these proteins:
- a CDS encoding ATP-binding protein, which translates to MLLIMQWSVGHGFLGYVNRLEEDRLEDLAEKLGSAYAEHHNWNFLRDDPEKMYQFIAETMYEIAPQVSRLPAPESGDKWANQRPLGSFGLRYKCYHLGKRIFLLDSKHRPIFGTGTASEINNFKTITYEGRVVGYVGFRPRKYLSDVHQLHFLKQQKLILIITACIMLVVAVGLSLPLARHLVRPLKNLADATYLLASGRYDIRVPDNSTDELGQLSKDFNLMAETLKKNEQARRQFVADISHELRTPLAVLRGEIEALQDGVRQPTVEAIGSLHSEVIRLGRLVDDLYQLALSDVGALVYKKTKIDLSKVLVEAVDRVRPEIIKKSIAMTVNLPRSKMWLVADHERLSQLFDNVLENAKRYTDPGGQVKINLGHGHGWAIVDIMDSIPGVPASEIGKLFDRLYRVESSRSRASGGAGLGLAICKKIVEDHGGRIEAHPSPLGGLWIKILLPLTGYPGEDREQDQ; encoded by the coding sequence ATGCTCTTGATCATGCAATGGAGTGTCGGCCATGGATTTTTGGGCTATGTCAACAGGCTTGAAGAAGATAGGCTTGAAGATCTTGCCGAGAAACTTGGAAGCGCATATGCCGAACACCACAACTGGAATTTCCTGCGTGATGACCCGGAAAAGATGTATCAATTCATAGCAGAGACCATGTATGAGATCGCTCCTCAGGTCAGCCGCTTGCCTGCGCCAGAGTCAGGTGACAAATGGGCGAATCAAAGACCGTTAGGGTCGTTTGGATTAAGATATAAGTGTTATCATCTGGGAAAGCGCATCTTTTTGCTTGACTCTAAGCATAGACCGATATTCGGAACCGGGACTGCTTCCGAAATCAACAACTTTAAAACAATTACCTATGAAGGCCGCGTAGTCGGCTATGTGGGGTTTAGGCCGCGCAAATATCTCTCGGACGTGCACCAGCTCCACTTTTTGAAACAACAGAAACTGATCCTAATTATTACGGCTTGCATAATGCTAGTAGTGGCCGTAGGGCTGTCTCTGCCTCTTGCGCGCCATCTTGTCAGGCCGCTTAAAAATCTGGCCGATGCCACATATCTTCTCGCTTCAGGGCGGTATGATATCCGCGTTCCCGACAACTCCACTGACGAGCTGGGACAACTTTCCAAGGATTTCAATTTGATGGCTGAGACGCTCAAAAAGAATGAGCAGGCGCGCCGCCAGTTTGTGGCCGACATTTCCCACGAATTACGTACGCCTCTCGCTGTGCTGCGGGGAGAGATCGAAGCGCTTCAGGATGGTGTCAGGCAGCCGACTGTAGAGGCGATAGGCTCTCTCCATTCTGAGGTAATACGTCTTGGCAGACTGGTGGATGATCTCTACCAGTTGGCATTGTCCGATGTCGGCGCGTTGGTTTACAAGAAGACAAAGATAGATCTATCTAAGGTCCTTGTCGAGGCGGTGGACAGGGTGAGGCCTGAGATAATAAAGAAATCTATAGCCATGACTGTCAACCTGCCTAGGAGTAAAATGTGGCTTGTCGCCGATCATGAGCGACTTAGTCAGCTATTTGATAACGTGTTGGAGAATGCGAAGAGATACACCGATCCGGGCGGCCAGGTCAAAATCAATCTGGGGCACGGGCACGGATGGGCGATAGTCGATATCATGGACAGCATACCAGGTGTGCCGGCCTCTGAAATAGGGAAGCTGTTCGACCGACTTTATCGTGTCGAGAGTTCCCGCAGCAGGGCTTCAGGAGGGGCAGGTCTGGGATTAGCGATATGTAAGAAGATTGTCGAGGATCACGGTGGGAGAATAGAGGCCCACCCATCGCCTCTCGGTGGTCTGTGGATCAAGATCTTGCTGCCTTTGACCGGTTATCCGGGTGAAGACAGGGAACAAGATCAATGA